In a single window of the Agromyces sp. H17E-10 genome:
- the folE gene encoding GTP cyclohydrolase I gives MAGVDTERIERAVLEILLAIGEDPARPGLERTPQRVAEAYAEFFGGLDVDPLSHLADSVPLGSTEAGVPATSDAVVLRDLSFRSVCEHHLLPFVGTAHVAYLPGDRVVGLGRIPAVVDTLAHRPQLQERLAEEIADTLVAGLDPKGVLVVLDAQHRCVTTRGSRQERSSTVTIASRGALAEPVARAEIIALIGARDG, from the coding sequence ATGGCCGGAGTCGACACCGAACGCATCGAGCGGGCCGTGCTCGAGATCCTCCTCGCGATCGGGGAGGATCCGGCGCGTCCCGGCCTCGAACGGACGCCGCAGCGCGTGGCCGAGGCGTACGCCGAGTTCTTCGGCGGTCTCGACGTCGACCCGCTGTCGCACCTCGCCGACAGCGTGCCGCTCGGGTCGACCGAGGCCGGCGTGCCCGCGACGAGCGATGCCGTCGTGCTGCGCGACCTCTCGTTCCGCTCGGTGTGCGAGCACCACCTGCTGCCGTTCGTCGGCACCGCGCACGTCGCCTACCTGCCGGGCGACCGGGTCGTCGGCCTCGGCCGTATCCCCGCGGTCGTCGACACGCTCGCGCACCGCCCGCAGCTGCAGGAGCGGCTCGCCGAGGAGATCGCCGACACGCTCGTCGCAGGCCTCGACCCGAAGGGCGTGCTCGTCGTGCTCGACGCGCAGCATCGGTGCGTCACGACCCGGGGCTCGCGCCAGGAGCGCAGCTCCACCGTGACGATCGCGAGCCGCGGTGCGCTCGCCGAGCCCGTCGCCCGGGCCGAGATCATCGCGTTGATCGGTGCGCGCGATGGGTGA
- the folP gene encoding dihydropteroate synthase translates to MGVVNVTPDSFSDGGRWFDADAAIAHGVELAEQGADLVDVGGESTRPGAARVEPDEELRRVVPVIRELTARGIRVSVDTMRAATARAAVEAGAEIINDVSAGLADEAMASVAAETGARYVAMHWRGHSDRMDSLAEYGDVAVEVRDELAARVDALVAAGVAADRIILDPGLGFAKRGEQNWQLLGRLDVLAGLGLPILVGASRKRFLGAMLPEGASVAERDLPTAVVSVLSAQAGAWGVRVHDVVATRRALDVLGAWQSGRRG, encoded by the coding sequence ATGGGCGTCGTCAACGTCACGCCCGACTCGTTCAGTGACGGCGGGCGGTGGTTCGACGCGGACGCGGCGATCGCGCACGGCGTCGAGCTCGCCGAGCAGGGCGCCGACCTCGTCGACGTCGGCGGCGAGTCGACCCGCCCGGGCGCGGCACGGGTCGAACCCGACGAGGAGTTGCGCCGCGTCGTGCCCGTGATCCGGGAGCTCACGGCACGCGGCATCCGGGTCAGCGTCGACACGATGCGTGCGGCGACCGCACGGGCCGCCGTCGAGGCGGGCGCCGAGATCATCAACGACGTGTCGGCGGGCCTCGCCGACGAGGCGATGGCGAGCGTCGCGGCCGAGACCGGCGCACGCTACGTCGCGATGCACTGGCGCGGACACTCCGACCGCATGGACTCGCTCGCCGAGTACGGCGACGTCGCGGTCGAGGTGCGCGACGAGCTCGCGGCCCGCGTCGACGCGCTCGTCGCCGCGGGCGTCGCGGCCGACCGGATCATCCTCGACCCGGGCCTCGGCTTCGCGAAGCGGGGCGAGCAGAACTGGCAGTTGCTCGGACGACTCGACGTGCTCGCCGGGCTCGGCCTGCCGATCCTCGTCGGTGCGTCGCGCAAGCGCTTCCTCGGCGCGATGCTTCCAGAGGGGGCATCCGTCGCCGAACGCGACCTGCCGACCGCGGTCGTGAGCGTGCTCTCGGCGCAGGCCGGCGCGTGGGGGGTGCGGGTGCACGACGTCGTCGCCACGCGCCGCGCGCTCGACGTCCTCGGGGCGTGGCAGAGTGGACGACGTGGCTGA
- the folB gene encoding dihydroneopterin aldolase has product MAEPRPDRITLTGLRVRANHGVFEFERVEGQEFVIDVSVAVDLAAAARGDDLASTVHYGELAEQVVAAVERDPVDLIETVAERVAGVALGFAAVDEVEVTVHKPQAPITVPFGDVAVTITRRRA; this is encoded by the coding sequence GTGGCTGAACCGCGACCCGACCGAATCACCCTCACGGGGCTGCGCGTGCGCGCCAACCACGGCGTCTTCGAGTTCGAACGCGTCGAGGGGCAGGAATTCGTGATCGACGTCTCGGTCGCGGTCGACCTCGCCGCCGCGGCGCGGGGCGACGACCTCGCGAGCACCGTGCACTACGGCGAGCTCGCCGAGCAGGTGGTCGCCGCCGTCGAGCGCGACCCCGTCGACCTCATCGAGACCGTCGCCGAACGCGTCGCGGGCGTCGCGCTCGGCTTCGCCGCCGTCGACGAGGTCGAGGTCACCGTGCACAAGCCGCAGGCGCCGATCACCGTGCCGTTCGGCGACGTCGCGGTCACGATCACGAGGCGCCGGGCATGA
- the folK gene encoding 2-amino-4-hydroxy-6-hydroxymethyldihydropteridine diphosphokinase: protein MSRAVVAFGANLGDREATIDAAVRALADAAGVELIAVSPLYETPALKTTGVDHDAPGYLNGVLVVETVLDPHALLDVLQRIEHEQGRVRAERWGDRTLDLDLIDFDGLELADERLELPHPRAWQRAFVLQPWLDVDPDAVLAGRGPVSALRAETSDEVVRR from the coding sequence ATGAGCCGCGCCGTCGTCGCGTTCGGCGCGAACCTCGGCGACCGGGAGGCGACGATCGACGCCGCGGTGAGGGCGCTCGCCGACGCCGCGGGGGTCGAGCTCATCGCCGTGTCGCCGCTCTACGAGACGCCCGCGCTCAAGACGACCGGCGTCGACCACGACGCGCCCGGCTACCTCAACGGGGTGCTCGTGGTCGAGACCGTGCTCGATCCGCACGCCCTCCTCGACGTGCTGCAGCGCATCGAGCACGAGCAGGGCCGGGTGCGCGCCGAGCGCTGGGGCGACCGCACGCTCGACCTCGACCTCATCGACTTCGACGGCCTCGAGCTCGCCGACGAGCGACTCGAGCTGCCGCATCCGCGGGCTTGGCAGCGGGCGTTCGTGCTGCAGCCCTGGCTCGACGTCGACCCCGACGCCGTGCTGGCCGGTCGCGGCCCGGTGTCGGCGCTGCGGGCCGAGACCTCCGACGAGGTGGTGCGGCGATGA
- a CDS encoding DUF3180 domain-containing protein, which yields MRRTHFSTVLAFLLGGLVIGYLGDLAIVSAGSKALVPPISLAITLVGVAAIVVALAWPIRRAVTGKTVRRIDPFRAMRVAVLAKACSLSGALVLGIGLGIAFFLLTRTVMPPVGVVWQALATAIGAALLLAGGLIAEWCCTLPPDDPDEKEEHAHA from the coding sequence ATGAGGCGCACCCACTTCTCGACCGTGCTCGCATTCCTGCTCGGCGGGCTCGTCATCGGCTACCTGGGCGATCTGGCGATCGTGAGTGCGGGGTCGAAGGCACTCGTGCCGCCGATCTCGCTCGCGATCACCCTCGTCGGCGTCGCCGCGATCGTGGTCGCCCTCGCATGGCCGATCCGGCGGGCCGTCACGGGCAAGACCGTGCGTCGCATCGATCCGTTCCGCGCGATGCGCGTCGCCGTGCTCGCGAAGGCGTGCAGCCTGAGCGGTGCGCTCGTGCTCGGCATCGGGCTCGGCATCGCGTTCTTCCTGCTCACCCGCACCGTGATGCCGCCCGTGGGAGTCGTCTGGCAGGCGCTCGCGACCGCGATCGGCGCCGCGCTGCTGCTCGCCGGCGGGCTCATCGCCGAGTGGTGCTGCACCCTCCCGCCCGACGACCCCGACGAGAAGGAAGAGCACGCACATGCCTGA
- a CDS encoding PH domain-containing protein produces MPEPEGAPVEAPEPAAPAVPDVPAGVEAAPAGTHVPAPAAAPALDAAHVPDVEWRRVSPKYIVVEVVGSLIGMVVFVGALVVVHLLWQPWWALWAAGAVALVSLIGIALEPRRVRSIGYRLREDDLLFRRGIMFQRQVAVPYGRMQLIDITRGPVARALGLAELKFVTAAASTAVTVPGIPMEEADRLRDELVALAETRRAGL; encoded by the coding sequence ATGCCTGAGCCCGAGGGTGCACCGGTCGAGGCGCCCGAGCCCGCGGCTCCGGCTGTCCCCGATGTTCCGGCTGGCGTCGAGGCGGCGCCCGCTGGCACACACGTGCCCGCGCCCGCCGCTGCGCCAGCCCTCGACGCCGCGCACGTGCCCGACGTCGAGTGGCGTCGCGTGTCGCCGAAGTACATCGTGGTCGAGGTCGTCGGCTCGCTCATCGGCATGGTCGTCTTCGTCGGCGCGCTCGTGGTCGTGCACCTGCTCTGGCAGCCCTGGTGGGCGCTCTGGGCGGCCGGCGCGGTAGCGCTCGTCTCGCTCATCGGCATCGCGCTCGAACCACGCCGTGTGCGCTCGATCGGGTACCGCCTGCGTGAGGACGACCTGCTCTTCCGGCGCGGCATCATGTTCCAGCGGCAGGTCGCGGTGCCCTACGGGCGCATGCAGCTCATCGACATCACCCGCGGCCCGGTGGCCCGTGCGCTCGGGCTCGCCGAGCTCAAGTTCGTCACCGCGGCGGCGTCGACCGCGGTGACGGTTCCCGGCATCCCGATGGAGGAGGCCGACCGGCTGCGAGACGAGCTCGTCGCCCTCGCCGAGACCCGCCGGGCGGGACTGTGA
- a CDS encoding PH domain-containing protein: protein MSAPARPAPVTNLADGEWHRLHPASPLLRGGLVFIAVLGFVIANLRERAVDLLLAIFAPEAGDELGPRYEEWQNDWANDPVGGIVSHGLVGWAVLAVAVVIIAVIIGFWMSWRMHTFRVTREAVEVRRGILFRSHRSARLDRIQGINVNRPLFARLFGTAKLEVSVAGQSGNVELSYLGSALADGLRADILRLASGVRAERAAADAAADAAAGRPTTPPGSAASAPEGPAELHRAAVSARAGALVNQRVDEFLAPELDPQLAPPESVVHLPIARVVGSTLLGGSTVWAMILVVIIAVGVSTGQGWVLFSFVPAAIGLVSYTWSRITKSLRYSIAGTPDGVRIGHGLLSTGNQTIPPGRIHAIEATQWVFWRPFGWWSIRINVAGHSVANSNEAAQRTTVLPVGTAADVHRVLALLIPDAAAEVDPLVGAGLTGRGTTSGFSETPRRAAWLRPFSWRRIGWAAADGVALIRRGAIVRSLTLVPLARMQSVAVSAGPIDRALRLSALRLHTVTGPVSAVLPVVDRDEATRLFERLADEAVARAATDTTHHWGAAPRTAPAIAESATAPEETHDAR, encoded by the coding sequence GTGAGCGCACCCGCGCGACCCGCGCCGGTGACGAACCTCGCCGACGGCGAGTGGCACCGACTGCACCCCGCCAGTCCCCTCCTGCGCGGCGGGCTCGTGTTCATCGCCGTGCTCGGCTTCGTCATCGCGAACCTCCGCGAGCGCGCGGTCGACCTGCTGCTCGCGATCTTCGCGCCCGAGGCCGGCGACGAGCTCGGGCCGCGCTACGAGGAGTGGCAGAACGACTGGGCGAACGACCCCGTCGGCGGCATCGTGTCGCACGGGCTCGTCGGCTGGGCCGTGCTGGCGGTCGCCGTCGTCATCATCGCCGTCATCATCGGCTTCTGGATGTCGTGGCGGATGCACACCTTCCGCGTGACGCGCGAGGCGGTCGAGGTGCGCCGCGGCATCCTCTTCAGGTCGCACCGAAGCGCCCGCCTCGACCGCATCCAGGGCATCAACGTCAACCGGCCGCTGTTCGCGCGGCTGTTCGGCACCGCGAAGCTCGAGGTCTCGGTCGCGGGGCAGTCGGGCAACGTCGAGCTCTCGTACCTCGGGTCGGCGCTCGCCGACGGCCTGCGCGCCGACATCCTGCGACTCGCCTCGGGCGTGCGCGCCGAGCGGGCGGCGGCGGATGCGGCGGCGGATGCGGCGGCCGGCAGGCCCACGACCCCTCCGGGTTCTGCCGCCAGTGCGCCCGAGGGGCCGGCCGAACTGCACCGCGCCGCCGTGAGCGCCCGCGCCGGTGCGCTCGTGAACCAGCGCGTCGACGAGTTCCTCGCACCCGAGCTCGATCCCCAGCTCGCCCCGCCCGAGTCGGTCGTGCACCTGCCGATCGCGCGGGTGGTCGGGTCGACGCTGCTCGGCGGATCGACGGTCTGGGCCATGATCCTCGTCGTCATCATCGCCGTCGGCGTCTCGACGGGGCAGGGCTGGGTGCTGTTCAGCTTCGTGCCCGCGGCGATCGGTCTCGTGAGCTACACGTGGTCGCGCATCACGAAGTCACTGCGGTACTCGATCGCGGGCACCCCCGACGGCGTGCGCATCGGGCACGGACTGCTGTCGACCGGCAACCAGACCATCCCGCCCGGGCGCATCCACGCGATCGAGGCGACGCAGTGGGTGTTCTGGCGCCCGTTCGGCTGGTGGTCGATCCGCATCAACGTCGCGGGTCACTCGGTCGCGAACTCGAACGAGGCCGCACAGCGCACGACGGTGCTGCCGGTCGGCACGGCCGCCGACGTGCATCGCGTGCTGGCCCTCCTGATCCCGGATGCCGCTGCCGAGGTCGATCCGCTCGTCGGCGCCGGCCTCACCGGTCGCGGCACGACGTCGGGATTCTCGGAGACCCCGCGGCGCGCCGCGTGGCTGCGACCGTTCTCGTGGCGCCGCATCGGCTGGGCCGCGGCCGACGGGGTCGCGCTCATCCGGCGCGGAGCGATCGTGCGCAGCCTCACCCTCGTGCCGCTCGCCCGCATGCAGTCGGTCGCGGTGTCGGCCGGCCCGATCGACCGTGCGCTGCGGCTCTCGGCACTGCGGCTGCACACCGTGACGGGTCCCGTGAGCGCCGTGCTGCCGGTCGTCGACCGCGACGAGGCGACCCGCCTGTTCGAGCGCCTCGCCGACGAGGCCGTCGCGCGAGCGGCGACCGACACGACGCACCACTGGGGTGCCGCGCCGCGGACGGCACCCGCGATCGCCGAATCCGCAACCGCGCCCGAGGAGACCCACGATGCCCGCTGA
- a CDS encoding Rossmann-like and DUF2520 domain-containing protein — translation MPAERAGRLGVGTIGAGRVGAVLAAALGGAGHALTGVAAVSESSRERASVMLPGVPVLEVPLIVERSELVLLAVPDDELEGLVAGLAEAGVWQPGQLVLHTSARFGTGVLDPARRAGAIPLAVHPAMTFTGTSIDLARLPGTWFAVTAPAPVLPIGQALVVEMGGEPFIVAEADRPAYGDAVDAVVSFSSAIVDQASTQLDAIGVPRPGAVLASLARSAVENALARHDGGPLPEGTIDEAASDRPSGGGA, via the coding sequence ATGCCCGCTGAACGCGCAGGCCGACTCGGCGTCGGCACCATCGGCGCGGGGAGGGTCGGCGCCGTGCTCGCCGCCGCGCTCGGCGGAGCGGGGCATGCGCTCACGGGCGTCGCCGCCGTCTCGGAGTCGAGTCGCGAGCGCGCGAGCGTGATGCTGCCCGGCGTTCCGGTGCTCGAGGTGCCGCTCATCGTCGAGCGCAGCGAGCTCGTGCTGCTCGCCGTGCCCGACGACGAGCTCGAAGGTCTCGTCGCCGGACTCGCCGAGGCCGGCGTCTGGCAGCCCGGCCAGCTCGTGCTGCACACCTCGGCGCGGTTCGGCACCGGCGTCCTCGATCCCGCGAGGCGGGCCGGGGCGATCCCGCTGGCGGTGCACCCCGCGATGACGTTCACGGGCACGAGCATCGACCTCGCCCGGCTGCCGGGCACCTGGTTCGCGGTCACCGCACCGGCGCCCGTGCTGCCGATCGGGCAGGCGCTCGTGGTCGAGATGGGCGGCGAACCGTTCATCGTCGCAGAGGCCGATCGCCCGGCCTACGGCGACGCCGTCGACGCGGTCGTGTCGTTCTCGAGCGCGATCGTCGACCAGGCGAGCACGCAGCTCGACGCGATCGGCGTGCCGCGGCCGGGCGCCGTGCTCGCCTCGCTCGCGCGCAGCGCCGTCGAGAACGCGCTCGCCCGCCACGACGGCGGGCCGTTGCCCGAGGGTACGATCGACGAGGCCGCGTCCGACCGGCCGTCAGGAGGTGGCGCGTGA
- the panC gene encoding pantoate--beta-alanine ligase encodes MSTIEARADGTRVVSTIAELRGLVAAERRGGASVAFVPTMGALHDGHLALVARARELADLVIVSIFVNPLQFGPGEDLDRYPRTLDADVAALAPLGVEFVFAPSTGEMYPDGPSSTRVVAGEVGGLYEGASRPGHFDGMLTVVAKLLHIVAPDVVVFGQKDAQQVFLVRRMVHDLDLPLEVEVVPTVREPDGLALSSRNRFLGAAERSTALVLSEALAAAADAASDGVDEALAEAVAAFGDHDGAELDYFVIVDPGTFLPVAADASGPALALVAARVGATRLIDNRPIELG; translated from the coding sequence GTGAGCACGATCGAGGCTCGAGCCGACGGCACTCGCGTGGTCTCGACGATCGCCGAGCTTCGTGGCCTCGTCGCCGCCGAGCGTCGCGGCGGAGCATCCGTGGCGTTCGTGCCGACCATGGGCGCACTGCACGACGGCCATCTCGCGCTCGTCGCCCGCGCGCGCGAGCTCGCCGACCTCGTGATCGTGTCGATCTTCGTCAACCCCCTGCAGTTCGGCCCGGGGGAGGACCTCGACCGCTACCCGCGCACGCTCGACGCCGACGTCGCCGCGCTCGCGCCCCTCGGCGTCGAGTTCGTGTTCGCGCCCTCGACCGGTGAGATGTACCCCGACGGCCCGAGCTCGACGCGCGTCGTGGCGGGCGAGGTCGGCGGACTCTACGAGGGCGCCTCGCGTCCCGGTCACTTCGACGGCATGCTCACAGTCGTCGCCAAGCTCCTGCACATCGTCGCGCCCGACGTCGTCGTGTTCGGTCAGAAGGACGCGCAGCAGGTGTTCCTCGTGCGCCGCATGGTGCACGATCTCGACCTGCCGCTCGAGGTCGAGGTCGTGCCGACCGTTCGCGAGCCCGACGGGCTCGCGCTGTCGAGCCGCAACCGCTTCCTCGGCGCGGCCGAGCGCAGCACGGCGCTCGTGCTCTCGGAGGCGCTCGCCGCAGCCGCCGATGCCGCGTCCGACGGCGTCGACGAGGCGCTCGCCGAGGCGGTCGCCGCCTTCGGCGACCACGACGGCGCCGAGCTCGACTACTTCGTGATCGTCGACCCCGGCACCTTCCTGCCCGTCGCGGCGGATGCCTCGGGGCCGGCGCTCGCCCTCGTCGCCGCACGCGTCGGCGCGACCAGGCTCATCGACAACCGCCCGATCGAACTCGGCTGA
- the lysS gene encoding lysine--tRNA ligase, with product MADETPNQPAEPTAEEISEQKSVRLAKRERLIGEASDLGGGAYPVRLPITTTIPEVRDRFVGLGVDEASGETVGVAGRVVHLRNTGKLCFAALQSGDGSRIQAMVSLAEVGEESLAAWKELVDLGDHLFVSGEVITSRRGELSIMVKEWRIAAKAILPLPNLHNELNEETRVRSRYLDLIAREQARRNVIDRAKVNASLRQTFTSLGFIEVETPMLQVMHGGASARPFVTHSNAFDTELYLRIAPELYLKRAVVGGIERVYEINRNFRNEGADSTHSPEFAMLEAYEAYGDYNTIADLTQKLIQDAAVAVSGSHVVTWADGTEYDLGGDWDRISMYGSLSQAIAEEITPETPMSRLKELADEAGIEVDHPIPGKYVEELWEHHVKGGLERPTFVMDFPEDTSPLVRGHRSIAGVVEKWDLYIRGFELATGYSELVDPVIQRDRFVAQAKLAAGGDPEAMRLDEEFLRALEFGMPPSGGMGMGIDRLLMAVTGLGIRETILFPLVK from the coding sequence ATGGCCGACGAGACGCCGAACCAGCCCGCCGAACCCACTGCCGAAGAGATCAGCGAGCAGAAGTCCGTTCGGCTCGCCAAGCGCGAGCGGCTGATCGGCGAGGCATCCGATCTCGGCGGCGGCGCCTACCCGGTGCGACTGCCGATCACGACGACGATCCCCGAGGTGCGCGACCGGTTCGTCGGCCTCGGCGTCGACGAGGCGTCGGGCGAGACGGTCGGCGTCGCGGGGCGCGTCGTGCACCTGCGCAACACGGGCAAGCTGTGCTTCGCGGCCCTGCAGTCGGGCGACGGCAGCCGCATCCAGGCGATGGTCTCCCTCGCCGAGGTCGGCGAGGAGTCGCTCGCGGCGTGGAAGGAGCTCGTCGACCTCGGCGACCACCTGTTCGTCTCGGGCGAGGTCATCACGAGCCGCCGCGGCGAGCTCTCGATCATGGTGAAGGAGTGGCGCATCGCGGCCAAGGCGATCCTGCCGCTGCCGAACCTGCACAACGAGCTGAACGAAGAGACCCGGGTGCGCTCGCGCTACCTCGACCTCATCGCCCGCGAGCAGGCGCGCCGCAACGTCATCGACCGCGCCAAGGTCAACGCGAGCCTGCGCCAGACCTTCACGAGCCTCGGCTTCATCGAGGTCGAGACCCCGATGCTGCAGGTCATGCACGGCGGCGCCTCGGCCCGCCCGTTCGTCACGCACTCGAACGCGTTCGACACCGAGCTGTACCTGCGCATCGCGCCCGAGCTCTACCTCAAGCGCGCGGTCGTCGGCGGCATCGAGCGGGTGTACGAGATCAACCGCAACTTCCGCAACGAGGGCGCCGACTCGACGCACTCGCCCGAGTTCGCGATGCTCGAGGCCTACGAGGCGTACGGCGACTACAACACGATCGCCGACCTCACCCAGAAGCTCATCCAGGACGCCGCGGTCGCCGTGTCGGGCTCGCACGTCGTGACGTGGGCCGACGGCACCGAGTACGACCTCGGCGGCGACTGGGACCGCATCTCGATGTACGGCTCGCTCTCGCAGGCGATCGCCGAGGAGATCACCCCCGAGACGCCGATGTCGCGCCTGAAGGAGCTCGCCGACGAGGCGGGCATCGAGGTCGACCACCCGATCCCCGGCAAGTACGTCGAGGAGCTCTGGGAGCACCACGTCAAGGGCGGGCTCGAGCGCCCGACCTTCGTCATGGACTTCCCCGAGGACACGTCGCCGCTCGTGCGCGGCCACCGGTCGATCGCCGGCGTCGTCGAGAAGTGGGACCTCTACATCCGCGGCTTCGAGCTCGCGACGGGGTACTCCGAGCTCGTCGACCCCGTCATCCAGCGCGACCGCTTCGTCGCCCAGGCGAAGCTCGCCGCCGGCGGCGACCCCGAGGCGATGCGCCTCGACGAGGAGTTCCTG